tctattacaaaaattacttgTTGGAACAATAAGtgaaaaatattaagttatcCAGAATGAGATATACaggaattatattttatttgattgctCTGCTTGGTGTAGTGATTGTAAATTCAGTGTATTACCCGCCAACTTATTATCCATTTAATCCACAAAATAACTATACAAGTTATAATTACAgtcaaaacaattataatattagCAATTATGGATTTAAATCTCCAGTTAGGTATGTGGATTATAATTATCGCACCaaaatatttccacaaaatttaacaactgGCTATCGATCGTATTATTACTCAAATCCGCCTCGATTTCGTTCTAAGAGATATAGGtaattgattttctttaaaataattactttttgtattttgatatcCTGATTGCAAGGTCGATCATTCTAagcagttttatttttaacagtaAACAATGTTTGCTTTTAAAATCGGCTACGAGAGATTACATACCGGAGCATATTATTCAGCCAATGTCTCAAAAACTTATCATTCAATAGTAAAATCAACCAGTTTTTTGTGTCAATGGATTATTTAGTGTagtttagattaaaaaaagtctaaaaagcCCTCCCTTTTTTTGATCGGATGGTAATTTTATGTTCATTGCTTTTTATTctaattgaaacaatttttattttagcaatGGTTTCTATCAATATCCAGCAGCAGTAATACATCATTATGTCCCATTGACAGGATATCAAAGCGTTCCACCTAGCGTACTTGCACATAGTTCTCCACCAGGAGCGTCTAATAAAAGTCACCATCTAATAACTGGCATTGTTCACTTTGGAGATCGTCTTGTCTATAATAAGAATGTAACTGATGAACCATTTACATGGTTTGGAAAAGTCTCGAAATATGTAACGTATCCACCAAGAGGTATACAAAATACACGAAATATAACAGTGATACAAGTGTATGATTTAATTAAAGATGGTACTGGTGGTTGGGCCAGAATTGTAAATGGCGGTGTTGGACATCGAAATGttacaattaaattgaaatcaCAAACTGGCAAACGAATGAGTTTTCAAGTTGTGATTTATACTAACTAATCTACAAAGGCGGATTAATCTTTAAGCTACTGTATGCGCGAGTGTTTCCGCGGAATTAACATTTACGCATATGTATTTAGTTGCAGAAacgaagttcgaaaaatttgaacagtaagtcggatttgatgtggtttttggcattcgattcgttacagcgtcaggaaattttctgaccttaataaatatagatataagaaattatatatatgcaatttgcataaataaaaagaatttataattgcatttaaaattaggcgtaaatatactaaattcacaattcggttaatagtgatgaaaatatttccaaacttgttactcatGGGTTTTTGGGGTCGAATATCGACACAAATATCGGCAGAATTGATCTGCGAGGTACCTGATACTCCGAGTACCTTGGGTACCCTGGGTACCTCGGGCACAGGATTCTGTCGTGATATTCAtgttcagcgatcccaaaaacccctcgagtaacaagtttggaatcattttcatctccATTAACCgtattgtgaatttagtatatttacggtatttaaaatgcaattataaaatggatattatttatgcaaattgcatatttttcttataaataaatttaggtcacaaaatttcctgaagcTCTAACGAAACGAATgctgaaaaccgcattcaaatccgatttatttagtgttttgtttctgcgactaattgtataaaaaaaaatctggttTGTGATTAGTTTCTGAGGTATCGAATGAAGAATTAGCTCCTGAATAACTCGAATATGATTTTAGTCGATACCTTAAAAAATTACTCATTATCAAAGGggaccgatttttgtattttttcatccaaattacGGTGGAAATATCGAGAAAATATATACGTATAAGATAGAATGCTACGAGGTATTGAACTGTATTTTACATTTTGACCTTTATATAgggattaaaaattaactttcttaCATTTTGAAGGTGGTAATTGGCCTCTTTGGGTTTACgcttgaattatttataataatttcttgcaattaaaatgttaattataaacaattaaaataattattagaactaataaataaataaaatatatacacatttcttttatttatatataataggtAATACTATCAATTTCTTTAATGATTTTTCGCATCAGTCATGGGAAATGAATTAATGCATATActactttctttaaaaaacttataagtCAATTAAACAGTAATAATATCGACACAGATCAttgaatattagaaaaaaatatttttattgtttatcgtcaaaacaaacaaactctaaataacttaaaatatccTACTGAAATATTTGTTAAGGAAATCCTCAGATTGCTGGTttgaacaagtaaaatttacaaaatttacgaaATCCCCGAcatatttttcgggtacggaaccctaaactcgcatttgaaacatatctaagaacactcttcattaaattgtctttttcaAACTGAGCTGAATTGGAAGATTggcaatttttagttttttcgggtatggaacctgAAAtttacacttgaaacatatccaagaatactctccattacattacctttccaacaaaaccaaaaaagtcaaaatcggtttatccgttaaggcgctacgatgtcacagacagacagacacacacatagtggtcaaacacccctttttttagttcgggggtttaaaaatagataaatatgtGGATTTGTAAAATGGAACCTTTGTATAATCACcctctaaaataaatatttttccctgTGATTAGATtcatttactgtttttttttgtctttttggtTAACATTGTGATTATgttctcaatattttttttgtcgggtgttttcgtttctcttttaaGTTCTTTCAAAACTTATATGCGATCTTTCcacttttgtgaaaaaaaattacattggcttttttccaaatttttgtgaaaaatgtgattgtatatataatttacttttagcAAGCGAAAGAATCTCCTTAAAAGTATAGGTAAAAATACTTACATCCATGTGCCATTAAATGGCAAAATTTTAGCactattttcttgaatattcacgcataaatatacaattaaacgAATCCAAGGAAACCATGGAATGTTCATTGTGTTCAACTGCAACAGAAAAGAAATCAAcagttaataatattgtaacaaatattgaaaacaattgtaaatgtattaaaatggtaataaatacttcttttattctataaatatttagttttactCAGTAATTATTGTCTAgttgtttatgataaaatatttataacatttacttACGGCACATGAACAATGTCGAGGCCGATCAAAGATTCGAAATAAGGCAAACAGCAAGTTTTAATTTCTAGACTGAAAAATACTTCTCAccgaatttttgttaaaaatttgtctttaaaaaagtttattaaggatgtacgagcgccagggaaattttgggataaaaggcttgattttttttatataaagttggattaagtataaatcagTTCCGAAAATTTTGGAGGGAATTGCCCgattatatttacttaaataaataaatgacttcaaaagcaAGAATATTTAACAagggtcttatgggaaaacggttgatgggtgatatgttttcatagatttcttcaaaattagtcggttgaaattaaaaacaaaaacttttttaattaaagttgaaaccttattaaattattgaaaaccaaaGAAACCCGTTGTGCACGACTAATTAATGGTGTATGAGCATGAAAGTGAGgacacaaatttataaaaaatttcaattttgatgatgaattatgttataacttgacaatataagccgaaaagtaagaataaaatttttggctatctgaagtaattttcaagatatcgaaaattgaaaattttgtttaattatttagcttttaatacttcgaaaaccaaggcagatatagaaaaattttattcttatttttcgtctacattcttaaagttttaataaaattcatcatcaaagttgaaaataaagtacaaataatttcaaccaataGTTTagacttgccttggcgctcgtactaccttaaaaattgtttttttattgtgattAATAATCAGTTTATGATTCCAAAAAGAAGACAAGTTACGCaacaaaatgagaaaattttcattcaaatcaaagCCGGTGCGTAGATGCCGCCTTCATCAgccaaattatattcaaaaaagatGAGCGTTCAAAGTTTGCTTAGAGACTAGAAATTAGCTTAAAAacgttattttcttaaaatgaattttatttacaccTATTGTGTATGCTTCAGTTACATAATTTTGAGGGTAAATGTTTTATAtctttcaattaatatttcctttattcaatatattcaaagaaatttaaactaaattatttcaaaagttagtcacttttcataattttactttgaaaaatatacatttgacATATCAAAATATACACTTAATTTGAGTCAAATGATCGtacttatttttagaaaaataaaaaataattttcgaaaattggttcagtttaaTTTGTTATATAGATCAAACTCaccatttttaattgtaaattttgttataaaaatattttctactcaATTTGCTCAATCAATTAAAAGAcaactattatattttctttccgatttttttattataataaaaattccaatcaaATCAACTTAAAGTTATCACAAtcaattcaaatcattttaattttaaattgtaaatcacAGAACATAATACCACCTCTTCACATATATAACACTATACTAAAAGTGTTAACGTATTTTtggttacatttaaaaaaatgattaaaataaaaaacaattctcagaaatataaataaatgaatgaaatataaatataatggatACCAAGGTATCGGAATTGAAAATCCCTAATTCaagaatatatatgtttttgcaaaaattataatttgcaatataatgataataatgggGATTAACCTCTGTTTCTCTAACCAaaacgcctataacagaggccacccaaatctttatttattaaactacatacatttatacaattacaattatgatgtgggtgtagtcggttacttcgttcttatctaagcgacgacaatgtgatcaattttttCGTcccattattttataattcacaCTGCCGCCTTCTGGATTTGAACCAGCAACCTATATCGAGGAAGACAAACGGTTAAAGTCTATCGCCTTAGAACGCTTTATTGAATTGTTATTGAATACATCAGTAACCATGGCATTTGAATGTATATGGGTACACAATTTGCAATATAGATGTCTTAGTTTATTTGATTGGAATACTActattgttaaatgaaattttgtttttttttccgtgatgaaatttttgttacgCCTGGGATGCGTggttaatgaattattttcgcGTAAGAATTACTTCATATAACagatttcattaaattctgaaacaagAACTTTTGTGCGATAATCTCAAAAGGGTTCAGAAGATAGTAATCATTCACACGAGCTAAAAAGTATGAGAAGtatgaaaagtataaaagagtatgaaaagtttaaaattagaaattacacgaaaaaaactgaaatattcaGATTGCTGACTGCAGAAGATACATTTATGGGTACACACTTTGACAAGAAGCAAGTCTCGAAAATCTATTACCGTTTATAACGGTTATGTGCCCCCGGCATCAACGATACAAGCTACAATACTATTTTGAACTTCGTATTTTAATGATCGTGGGAATGTATCAATGTATATACATTTCAATGAATATGATGTAAAAAGTATtcctataaaataaatcatagaaatgtttattttttatgaattcatgaattaaataaatgaaattatatttctgAATCAGTGTTGCTCAGTCCAACACTACTAATAACAAATGTATAGATATTTACTCTAAAacgaatttataataatgtaaaaatatattcataatttttaatttactgtaacgaattttttaattgaatatctatcaaataaaatttttgtgttgaaatattgtaattttaatgtttacttTCGTTCATTTTGAAAACTAtcattaatctttaaaaaaatgtggaaacaaggaaaaattgtaatgaaacataatcatatttttgatagtaggcatataatttttgttgcttTTCAAATAATGTATTCACAGCACGAAATAAAacctttcatatttttaagctACTAGGAGGAAGTTAAATCTGAtccaatatttattatgttagcaATTTTAAATGCGTAGATACAGATACCCTTCAGATATTACAATTcttaaagtttgtatttttggaTGTTTAGATATTTGGATTTTTGTTATTCAATCACGCAAAAacagatttgaatgaaattttccacccagtttatttattacatggaTTATATTTACCTGTGGTATTATTAAAAAGGAAAGCGGCTGGGAAATGCTAGCAGGGCCGGATTAAACATTTGAGGAGCGCTGGCATGTAAGGGcaggcttttttttttttaaatttaagaacttaTTTACAtcgtaagaaatgtatggcgtttactacaatgctggtatggtataaagACAGATCCCATAATATCTATGTTGGCATAAATGATTCTACAGTATGAATAAGGCTAtctaccagaagtattgtgagtaTCGCCAATCAGTATGAGCCTGACGCCCACACTgaattgactcgtccgccattaCTATTGCTAATATTACTATTTCTTCAAAACAGTACACGGCATGGCGTTCACACCGCGCGGATAGTGACATAGTGATATCTcccaaaaatttcttaccgtgtagtttCTTATATTTGTCTATGTAACGATAATGATATAGAAAACGATATTCTAtaatttatgagaaaaattcatttattactgaATCCATTGATCAATTAATTGTAGATCAAAAGCCTATTAATTGTaaagtaaaagatgttacaaagaaaagaaaataaaagaaacagcTCGTATATTGCCAAagcctcatggaatgtgtttcttgtgacgtaaatgtttctatttgttcataaacaataaattgttaattcaatgaaatcgTTAATGTtcaagttgacttacaaaattaataaataggcaacttgaattacgtatacgttatgcGTGTATATTTGTTTTCGATTAATTGACCTAACATTTACATATTACACCATGCAAGCAAGTCAGGTAGAACCCatcagatttttttttggttatttaaaacttttataataaccTTGTGATAAAAGTGAAAGATTTTGGGAAAATGAACTGAATccacattaaacaaaattataatttattaccaactgttgttaaaattgatatcaaatatagaaataaatatattttattattaccacAAAAGAATTAATagtctaattttttattattatagtttcatTTTCAATCCCCCATATAGTTATAggtaagtaataatatatatatataactgacaTAATGAccttagaaaattaataaaaattataaatcaatgtacgttgtatatcatattttatacatacaggACGGACCACGAAAATCAGCGTTGTTTCTAGATATATGCTGGCAACACAAAATATGTATGTACCAATCGATTCGAATTATAACccaagttttcaattttcgtgttttcaagttgctcatttacgaactcgacctcactttttacgtcctaagcacgctataaaagcttgattcagcttgatatctcttttcgttttttagttatcatgatgacagacaataaacagacgacagacagacagacagacagactgaaatggattaattagttgattttatgaacacctataccaaaattttgtttatggcatcagtatttttaagtgttataaacttgggactaaacttagtataccttggtatatttcatatacatggtatacaaatttatcCATCATTTCCAGAGTTTTAAATATCTTGCAACTATGAAAATTGGATGTTCAAGGTTATGATTTAAATTATCCATATCATTG
The Chrysoperla carnea chromosome 4, inChrCarn1.1, whole genome shotgun sequence genome window above contains:
- the LOC123299086 gene encoding uncharacterized protein LOC123299086 isoform X2, which encodes MRYTGIIFYLIALLGVVIVNSVYYPPTYYPFNPQNNYTSYNYSQNNYNISNYGFKSPVSNGFYQYPAAVIHHYVPLTGYQSVPPSVLAHSSPPGASNKSHHLITGIVHFGDRLVYNKNVTDEPFTWFGKVSKYVTYPPRGIQNTRNITVIQVYDLIKDGTGGWARIVNGGVGHRNVTIKLKSQTGKRMSFQVVIYTN
- the LOC123299086 gene encoding uncharacterized protein LOC123299086 isoform X1 — protein: MRYTGIIFYLIALLGVVIVNSVYYPPTYYPFNPQNNYTSYNYSQNNYNISNYGFKSPVRYVDYNYRTKIFPQNLTTGYRSYYYSNPPRFRSKRYSNGFYQYPAAVIHHYVPLTGYQSVPPSVLAHSSPPGASNKSHHLITGIVHFGDRLVYNKNVTDEPFTWFGKVSKYVTYPPRGIQNTRNITVIQVYDLIKDGTGGWARIVNGGVGHRNVTIKLKSQTGKRMSFQVVIYTN